A genomic region of Arachis stenosperma cultivar V10309 chromosome 9, arast.V10309.gnm1.PFL2, whole genome shotgun sequence contains the following coding sequences:
- the LOC130951055 gene encoding exonuclease V, chloroplastic-like yields the protein MAGSSSKTPRFLLKRKTKSIDSVSAKANRSLFTTPEPDIEDYGHFFASKNKKVADTFLEKYRSKRGLFVTDVSKTEWCQKQMEFSLFFDDEECNNNNNDDKECFSFVYEGRASGTGKNNTHDQAMKAGIDRHVELRNEVLKPVRVEVKSREDCMALKLVNFINGVNQLLFEGLTRELPIVSFAFEQGIWMVGSIDEVRMHSTDHRPILVETKTRISDTVPSESQKRNGRIQLMCYKYLWDNLVSNPFPLREFYDYFDLEPQRALCEDLKKACCCSGFNAVTLNEVVVCYQTACKMMPRAHDDELVLRYESQRDKSLVLDEDKFAYNYGWLKSEISKCLQFWLQQREASFVAVEDQWKCAYCYFTSLCPAYPHDTTDDE from the coding sequence ATGGCCGGATCATCCTCCAAAACCCCTCGTTTCTTATTGAAACGTAAAACCAAATCCATTGACTCAGTTTCAGCTAAAGCCAACCGAAGTCTATTCACCACTCCTGAACCTGACATAGAGGATTATGGCCATTTCTTTGCTTCAAAGAATAAGAAGGTAGCTGACACGTTTCTGGAGAAGTATAGGAGCAAGAGGGGCTTGTTTGTCACCGATGTTAGCAAGACAGAATGGTGCCAAAAGCAAATGgagttttctctcttctttgaTGATGAGGAAtgcaataacaacaacaatgatgACAAAGAATGCTTCAGCTTCGTTTATGAAGGAAGAGCATCAGGAACAGGGAAGAACAATACCCATGATCAGGCTATGAAAGCTGGCATCGATCGCCATGTTGAACTGCGAAACGAGGTTCTGAAACCGGTGAGAGTGGAGGTGAAGTCAAGAGAAGATTGCATGGCACTGAAACTTGTTAACTTCATAAATGGCGTGAATCAGTTGTTGTTTGAAGGACTCACCCGCGAGCTTCCAATAGTAAGCTTTGCTTTCGAACAAGGGATATGGATGGTGGGAAGCATCGACGAGGTTCGAATGCATAGCACTGATCACAGGCCAATACTCGTTGAGACGAAGACTCGAATCAGCGACACAGTTCCTTCAGAATCACAGAAAAGAAACGGTAGGATTCAGTTGATGTGTTACAAGTATTTATGGGACAATCTAGTTTCCAATCCATTCCCTTTGAGAGAGTTCTATGATTACTTCGATTTAGAACCGCAGCGAGCATTGTGTGAAGATCTGAAGAAGGCATGTTGTTGTTCTGGTTTCAATGCAGTGACGCTTAATGAAGTGGTGGTGTGTTACCAAACAGCGTGTAAGATGATGCCACGTGCACATGATGATGAGTTAGTGCTTCGATATGAGTCTCAGAGAGATAAGTCACTGGTGCTTGATGAAGACAAGTTTGCATACAATTATGGGTGGTTAAAGAGTGAGATTTCGAAATGCCTTCAGTTTTGGCTTCAACAGAGAGAAGCTAGTTTCGTTGCTGTGGAAGACCAATGGAAATGTGCCTACTGTTATTTTACGTCTCTGTGTCCAGCATACCCACATGACACTACTGATGATGAATGA
- the LOC130951024 gene encoding uncharacterized protein LOC130951024, with translation MKGVSFNGFSLFLLFFFFTLFMSLSSISALSQSGSDLPPVKFIIGGEENLGPWKYEMSQMTHMGPAPGPNGEDTLVLAANRTKRPDILRGFRRYRGGWDITDRHYWASVGFTGAAGFILAVLWFISFGLALGIHLCCGWGISIKNRESNRSQRICLILLISFTFAVATGCILLSVGQDKFHGEALGTLQYVVNQSDYTVQTLRNVTEYLSLAKTINVNQIPLPSDVMDDIDKLNVDLNTAANTLSEKTEENSVKVRRVFDAVRLALIVVAAVMLLLAVIGLLLSILGHQHAILIFVISGWLLVATTFILCGMFMIINNAISDTCMAMGEWVENPHTESALSDILPCVDQRTTNKTLFQSKQVVNNIANVVNQFIYSTANINATKGNLGYYNQSGPGMPSLCYPFDPQYQERQCTAQEVSSANASMVWKNYECEVSESGICTTVGRVTPAIYSQLVAAVNESYALEHYTPLLLNLQNCNFVRDAFAGITTSYCPPLTHYLKIVNAGLGLISVGVLLCLVLWLLYANRPGKGDVFGKLSLSEKLKSRFSKNRNSTNPSLSNAGSEV, from the exons ATGAAAGGAGTTTCCTTCAATGGGTTTTCCTTATTcttgctctttttcttcttcactctCTTCATGTCTCTGAGCTCGATTTCAGCTCTGTCTCAAAGTGGCTCCGACCTGCCTCCGGTGAAGTTTATCATAG GAGGAGAAGAGAATTTGGGTCCATGGAAGTATGAAATGAGTCAGATGACACACATGGGTCCAGCACCAGGGCCTAATGGTGAGGATACTCTTGTCTTGGCGGCAAACAGGACCAAAAGACCCGACATTCTCAGAGGATTTCGACGATACCGAGGTGGTTGGGATATTACAGATCGCCATTATTGGGCT TCAGTTGGATTCACGGGTGCGGCTGGTTTCATTCTTGCTGTGCTATGGTTCATCTCGTTTGGATTAGCACTTGGGATTCATCTATGCTGTGGATGGGGAATTAGTATCAAAAACAGAGAATCAAATCGTTCACAAAGGATTTGTCTTATACTGCTGATATCATTCACCTTTGCAGTGGC AACGGGATGTATCCTTCTTTCTGTTGGGCAAGATAAGTTTCATGGCGAGGCCTTGGGTACCCTACAATATGTTGTTAATCAGTCAGATTATACAGTGCAGACTCTAAGAAATGTCACCGAGTATCTCTCCCTTGCAAAAACTATCAATGTCAATCAGATCCCTCTTCCATCTGATGTCATGGATGATATTGACAAGTTGAATGTGGATCTAAATACCGCAGCAAATACACTTTCGGAGAAGACGGAAGAAAATTCTGTTAAAGTTCGAAGAGTATTCGATGCTGT TCGTCTTGCTTTGATAGTTGTGGCAGCAGTGATGCTTCTGCTGGCAGTAATTGGATTGT TGCTATCTATCCTCGGACATCAACATGCAATCCTCAT ATTTGTTATCAGTGGTTGGTTACTGGTTGCAACCACATTCATTCTTTGTGGAATGTTCATGATCATTAATAA TGCAATTTCTGATACCTGTATGGCTATGGGAGAATGGGTGGAGAATCCACATACAGAATCTGCACTTAGTGATATTCTTCCATGTGTTGATCAGAGAACCACAAACAAAACACTTTTTCAAAGTAAACAAGTAGTCAACAACATTGCGAATGTTGTCAATCAGTTCATTTACAGCACCGCGAACATAAATGCAACAAAAGGTAATCTGGGTTACTACAACCAATCTGGGCCTGGAATGCCATCTTTGTGCTATCCCTTTGACCCTCAGTATCAAGAGCGGCAGTGTACAGCTCAAGAAGTTTCTTCTGCCAATGCTTCAAtg GTTTGGAAGAACTACGAATGTGAGGTATCTGAATCTGGAATTTGCACAACAGTTGGGAGGGTGACCCCGGCGATTTACTCGCAATTAGTTGCTGCAGTTAATGAAAGCTATGCATTAGAACATTACACTCCGCTTTTGCTTAACCTTCAGAATTGCAATTTTGTCAGGGATGCATTTGCAGGAATCACCACAAGTTACTGTCCTCCATTAACCCATTATCTCAAGATTGTGAATGCAGGACTGGGACTCATTTCAGTTGGCGTCTTGCTCTGCCTTGTTCTCTGGTTACTCTATGCCAACCGCCCCGGAAAAGGGGATGTGTTTGGGAAGCTATCCTTATCAGAAAAACTAAAGAGCAGATTTAGCAAGAACCGCAATAGTACGAATCCGTCATTGTCAAATGCTGGTAGTGAAGTATAG